Genomic window (Caldinitratiruptor microaerophilus):
CGATCGAAGGAGAGGCGCACCACTTGCCGGCTTTCCACCCGCTCCAGACAGATCGCCTCGTGGCCGCTCACCTGGGTGAGAAGGACCGTTTCCTCCAGCCGCCGGCTGAGGGCGGTCATGTGCGGGCGAGCCACCGCCACGAGCTCCCTTTCCGCCGGAACCTTCCCGGCCAGGGAGAGCAGGCGGTTGCCGAGCCAGTACCGGCTCGAGCCCGGCGTCGACGTCACGAGGCCCCAGGCGGAGAGCTTCCGCAGGTACCGGTAGACGGTGGAGGCCGGGATTCCGGCCTCCGCAGCGATCTCCGCCGCGGTCAGCCCTTCCGGGAATCGTTCGAGGGCGAACAGGATCTGCAGCCCGCGCTCGAGCGACGCGAGACTGTCTTTATCACTCTGTGATAAATGCTTTCTCATAATATGAGCATTCGTTCCCGACGTGGCAATTCCCTGCTGGCCATGTCAGCGGCGAAGAAAAAACAGGCGCCCCCCGGAAGCTCCGAGGGGCGGGACCGTGGCGCCGGGCGTCTAGACGCCGAGGTACTCCGGCAGGTCCTCCGGTTGGAGGCGCAGGCCCACGTAGAACGGGCCGAAGACGGCGTAGCGGGCGCTCACCTCGTCGAACCGCATCTCGTAGACGAGCTTCTTGAACTGCAGCGGATCGTCCGCGAAGAGCGTGACGCCCCATTCCCAGTCGTCGAGCCCCATCGCCCCGGTGATCACCTGCGTCACCAGACCCGCGTACTTCCGCCCGGTGGCCCCGTGTGCGGCCATGAGCTCGGCCCGCCGCTCCGGCGGGAGCATGAACCAGTTGTCCTCGCCTTCGCGCTTCTTGTTCATCGGGTAGAAGCAGATGTGCGAGGTGTCCGGGATCCGGGGCTTCAGGCGGCGCTGCAGGTACGCCTGTGTTTCCGGGCTTGCCGTCTCCCCGCCGCGGGCGCCTTCCCCGTGCCGGCTCAGCTCGACCACCGAGACGAAGGAGGTCGTCTGGCGGGTGACGCCCGCCAGCCGGGTCTTGTCGAAGGCCAGCTCAAGGTCCCGCAGGTCCCGGAGAGTCGGGCGGAAGTGGAGGATCAGGAGGTCGCCCTTGTGGCCGAGCACGCTGTAGATGGCGCTGCTGCCTTCCGGGCTGTCCTCCACCTTCTGGCAGGATGTGAAGAAGGCAACGGCTTCCTTCACGGCATCGTCCCGCTGGCCGGGGGAGAGGCGCTTCCACGCCTCCCAGTCGACCTTCCGCAGGTCGTGCAGGGCGTACCATCCCTCGAGGGTCTCGGGGGCCGATGGCATGGCAAATCCCCTCCCGTGGGTATCGGTGCAGCGCCGGTGCTCCGCCTAGGCCCGCTCCGGGCCGGCGGGGCCACGCGCTACCGAGCGCGTGAACGCTGCGATCGCTGCGAAGTCCTGATCGCCGAGGCCGGCGGCACGGGCCGCTGCGTACGCCCCGTGCGCCGCAGCCGCCGCGGGGAGCGCCGTCCCCAGCCGGTGGGCCTCCAGGAGGGCCAGACCCAGGTCCTTCTCCATCCAGCGGAGCTGAAAGGCGGGCGGGAAGTCCCCCGACTGCATGAGCGGGGCCTTCATCCGGACGATGGGAGCGCCTGCCGGACCTTCCATGAGCATCCGAACGATCGCGTCCCGCTCGAGGCCGAGCCCGTCGGCCAGCGCCAGCGCCTCGCCCAGCGCGGCGACGAGGGTGCCGGTGAGCATGTTCGCCACGATCTTGGCCGCGGCCCCCTGTCCCGCGGCACCGAAGTGGTGCACGCTCTGGCCCATGGCGTCGAGAACCGGTCGCGCCCGGGTGAGCGCCTCCGGGTTCCCGCCCACCAGGAACGTGAGCGTACCGTCGGTCGCGGGCTTCACGCTGCCCAGGACCGGGGCGTCCAGGTACTCCACGCGGGCTCTTGCAGCCGCCTCCGCCATCTCCCGGGCCGCCGACGGGCCGATGGTCGAGGCGTCGATCCACACGGCGCCACTCCGGCAGGCGGCGAGGAAGCCGTCCGTCCCCAGGGCGACCTGCCGGACCGCGGCCGGGTCGCCCAGCATGGTCACGATGAAATCGGCCCCGCGAACGGCTTCCCGGGGAGTGCCGGCCAATCGCCCGCCGGCCTCCACCAGCGGCTGGCCCTTCTCGGGAGTCCGGTTCCACCCGGTGACGGAAAAGCCCTTGCGCTGCAGGTTCAGAGCCATGGGCAGGCCCATCTGGCCCAGCCCCAGGAAGGCGACGGTGGTCTCCGGCACGGGTCGGCTCGCTCCTCTCTGCCAGCTAGTCTGTCTCAATGATGGTAACACGAAAGTACGTGGCTGACGAAGGCGGGGTGGTACAAGCCATGTCGGTGGCGCCCGGTTCCGCGTGGGTGGCGGATCCCGTAGGCAGTCCGCAGCCGTCCGCCGTGAGCGGTCGGCACGCGCCAGGCATGCTGTGAGCGAAGGCGAGTCCCGAGGTCGATGTGCAGAAGAGGATCCGCGAAGAAAAGTCTAGCGGATCCTCTTCTGCACTACTGGGCCCTCCGTCGGGGGTGTTCGCCCTCGTAGAGTTCACAGAACGTCAGTCATGCGTCCCCATGGTGTCGTGCGAACGCCTCCTTCGGCCCGCTTCGTTGCCTGTCCGGGCTCCTGCTGTGCAAATCGGGAGCCGCTGGCCGGCGGCTTGTGGGTGCTGTACTGCACTACGTACCACGGTGGGGACGCTCGTTCTTCGTAGCGGAACCGCACTAGCACGGGTCGGGGCGGCGCGGGCGGCGCCGGAGGGCGGCCGTGGAGTGGCAACGCACATGGAGTGGCACGTGGAGTGGCAACCCCTTGACGTGCGCCGCGTCGGGACCTATACTGGGCGCGGACAGTTAGACAGATAGCTAATTATACAATCGCCGAGGTGGTGCACGGGATGGGGCCGCTCAACGAGGTGTTCCGGGCCATTGCCGACCCCACCCGGCGGGAGATCCTGCGCCTCCTGCGCCGGGGTGACATGACCGCCGGGGAGATTGCCGGCCACTTCGCCATCTCGAAGCCGAGCATCTCCCATCACCTCGGTGTGCTCAAGCAGGCGGGTCTGGTCCTCGACGTGCGCCGGGGCCAGAACATCGTCTACAGCCTGAACACGACGGTCTTCCAGGACGTCCTCACCTGGCTCGTCCAGTTCACCGAACGGGGAGGGGGTTCCGGTGACGGTGACGCCGCGCCGGTATGACGTGCGTGAGCAGCTTCGCGGCGACTGGCTGCTCCTCCTGCTGCTGGCGGTGGGGCTCGTGGTCGGGATGGTCGTGGCGCCGAATCTGAGCGGACCGGTCCCCATCCACTGGAACGCGCGCGGCGAGCCCGACGGCTTCCTGGCTCCACCCTGGGGCGCGGTGATCCACCCCCTCGTCGGCGCGGCGGTGTACCTCGGGCTCCTCGTGCTGCCGCTGATCGACCCGAGCCGGGCGAACTACCCCCTGTTCGCCGGCACGGTCCGGGCCATCCGCTGGGTGCTGGTCCTGACCGCCCTCGGGCTGCACGCGGTGGGGCTCCTGGTGGCGCTTGGTCACCGCCTCGATTCGGGCCGCGCCGTGATCGGGGCCGTCGGGCTCTTGTTCCTCATCCTGGGAAACGTGCTCGGCCGCGTGCGCCACAACTGGTTCATCGGGATCCGGACTCCGTGGACGCTGGCCAGCGAGGCGGTCTGGCAGCGCACCCACCGCCTCGCCGCCCCGATCTGGGTCCTGGGCGGAGCGGTGGGCATCCTGTCGGCGGCCCTCCTCCCCCCGAGGCCTCGTGCGGCCGTCTTCGGGGCGGCCGTCGCCGTGATGGTCGTCGTACCGGTCGTCTACTCCTACCTGGAGTGGCGGCGGACCGGGGCCGGGGAATCGTCGTGAGGGCCGCCCATGGGAGGCGGGACACGGGCACAGGCTCGAGCGGGAGCGGTTCTACTTCGCGGGGGTCGGGGAAACGAGATGCTTCAGCGAGACTGGCAGGTTGCCCGCATGATGCCCGCCCCCCGCATGCGGCTGGGGTTCTCCCCGGTCAAGGTCGTGTCGAAGCCCACGCCTGCACGCATCCTCCAGCACGTGGCGATTTGCAGCGGGAGCCATGACCCGGCCACGGCGCCGAACACCCCCACCGGTTCGCTTGGTAAAGTGTGCGTACTTCGGGGTGGCCCCGCCTCGTCGGGCACCCGCGTCAGCCTCCAGGTGGCCGGATCCGGCGTCCCACTGCGACCCGATCGTAAAGCCGGCGGCCCGGCGTGGTGCGGGACAGGATCCAGAGGAAAGGAGCGGCCGGCCAAAGGAGCGGCAGCCGCAGGGCGACCTGGACGAGGGCGCTCATCCCCTCGTACGGCCGGCCGCCCTCCGCCGGCACGGCGTGGAGCCGGCGGCGGACCCGCGCCGGGTCCAGTCCCATCGCCTCGGCGATGCCGGGCTCGCGCAGCGACACCACCTCGACGAGGCCGAGCCAGTCGAGCCGGCGGATCCATGCCGCCGCGCGGGAGCACGTCGGGCACCACCCGTCGTAGAGCACGCGCAGGCCGCGCACACGCGCGCACCTCCCGTATCGGTCCCGCCGAACAGGGGGCGGCCCGGGGCAGCAGGAGTTCGGAAACCGGGTGGTCGAAAAAAGAACGCATGCTGCAGAACCCCGTGGCCCTCCTTGCCGGGGCCAACGCGCTGCTGAACGCGACGAGCGCCGTGCTGATGGTCGCCGGCCTCCGGTTCATCCGCCGTGGGGATCGGGACCGGCACATGCGCCGGATGCTGGCCGCCGCCGTCCTGCAGGGGGTCTTCCTGATCCTGTACGTGATCCGCACCGGGCTTTACGGCACCACGCCCTTCCAGGGGCCGGGGCCCCTGCGGGTCGCGTACCTGGCGCTTCTCGGGAGCCACATGTTCCTGGCGATCATCGCCGCGCCGCTCGTCGTGCTGACCCTGTGGTGGGCGCTCCGGGGTGACCTGGCCCGCCACCGCCGGCTGGCCCGGTGGACCTACCCGATGTGGCTGTACGTCTCGGTCACGGGGCCGCTCGTGTTCGTCATGCTGTACGGCTTCGGCCGTCCGGGGGCGTAGCGGAAAGGCTTCCTCAGGCTGCCTCCGGGGCGCCGCGGGCCCTAGAGGCGGCCCTCCCGCCGGAGCCCCTCCACGGCGCCCTGCACCGCTTCCCGGAGGGGGCGCGGGGTGACGCCCAGGTCCCGCTCGGCGGGGCCGGGGTCGCCCACGTTGCCAGCTTCGAGCATGGCGATCTCGTCGGTGGTGGCCGGCGGGTTCGGGGTCAGCCGCTCGAGCACGGCGGCGACCGGCCGCATGACCGCCAGCGGCACGTGCAGCCGGCCCTTGCGGATGCCCATGGCGGCCATGATCTCCGCGATGAAGTCCTCGAAGCTCACGCGCTCGGGCCCCGCCAGGTCGTAGGTCCGGCCGCGAGCCGCGGGGACCTCGAGGGCTCGCCGGAAGGCCCGGGCCACGTCGCGGCGGTCGACCGGCTGGACGGGGTACCGCCCCGTGCCCGGGATCGGGACGAAGGGCGCCTTCCGGATGAGCCCGGCGTACTCCTCCACGAACCCACCGGGTCCGACGACGAACGAGGGCCGGAAGATCGTGAACGGAATTCCGGAGGCGCGCACCGCCTCCTCGGCCTTCTTCTTCGCCTTCATGTAGCCGGTCGTGGGATTGTCCGTGAGGCCCAGGGCGCTCATGAGGACGAAGTGCTCGGCCCCGGCGTCCACCGCGGCCTGGACAGCGTGGACCGCCCCCTGCGCGGTGATCGCCTCGAAGGTCCGTGCTCCCCACTGCCGCCGGATGGCGACGAGATGCACCACCGCACGGCACCCGCGTGCCGCCGCCCGCACGGACGCCGGGTCGGTGACGTCGCCGCGGGCGACCTCCGCCACCCAGGGCCGGATCGGGCCCGAGGTCGCCTCGGACCGGACCAGCGCCCGCACCGGGTGACCTGCCTCCGCCAGCTCCCGCACGATCTCCCGTCCGACGAAGCCCGTCGCCCCCGTGACCAGGATCATGGCACGATCCTCCTTCCCTAGGCCGTGGCCGCCGGCACCGGCTCGAATCGGGCCGTGAAGTGGCGCAGGACCGCAGGCTCGTAGGTGAAACGCATGCCGGGTACCCGGTCCCGGCGTGCGTGGACGGCGATCAGGGCGTCGGCGACCACGTCCAGGTGCCGGTGGGTGTACACCCGGCGGGGGATGGCGAGGCGCGGGAACTCGGGCGATGCGCGCCTCCTTCGCTCCTTCGGGAGGAGGCGGAGGGGCTCCGCCATCCTGGCCTTGAACGGTTCGGCGTCGCGCACGCGCGTCTCCTTCCCGATGCGGCGGGTGCTTCGGAGGACAGCCGCGGGGAGCAGAGAGAAGGCGGCGCGCGACCGAACCCGGCAACCGGTCCAGCGAAGAACTTGGACGGCGTGGGCCGGGTCACCTCTGCGACTGGGGGCGACCTACGGCTCCACGCGGTCCTGTGGTTCGGGGTCCTGTTCGGCGTTGCCGCCGCTGCCGTAGACCCGGCGCGTGGCGATGTGCGCCCAGACCGCGCCGGCATCGGTCCGGGCGAGCACCTGTCCCGTGGGCGATTTCCTCCGCGCCGCCTCGTCGTCGCCGGCGGGCGGCGCCGGCCTGGTCGCCGGGGCCGGGGCGGATTGCGGCGGAGACTGCGAGCTACGCTGCGTGCGAGAAGCGTCCGG
Coding sequences:
- the hemQ gene encoding hydrogen peroxide-dependent heme synthase produces the protein MPSAPETLEGWYALHDLRKVDWEAWKRLSPGQRDDAVKEAVAFFTSCQKVEDSPEGSSAIYSVLGHKGDLLILHFRPTLRDLRDLELAFDKTRLAGVTRQTTSFVSVVELSRHGEGARGGETASPETQAYLQRRLKPRIPDTSHICFYPMNKKREGEDNWFMLPPERRAELMAAHGATGRKYAGLVTQVITGAMGLDDWEWGVTLFADDPLQFKKLVYEMRFDEVSARYAVFGPFYVGLRLQPEDLPEYLGV
- a CDS encoding NAD(P)-dependent oxidoreductase, with amino-acid sequence MLPSLRQTSWQRGASRPVPETTVAFLGLGQMGLPMALNLQRKGFSVTGWNRTPEKGQPLVEAGGRLAGTPREAVRGADFIVTMLGDPAAVRQVALGTDGFLAACRSGAVWIDASTIGPSAAREMAEAAARARVEYLDAPVLGSVKPATDGTLTFLVGGNPEALTRARPVLDAMGQSVHHFGAAGQGAAAKIVANMLTGTLVAALGEALALADGLGLERDAIVRMLMEGPAGAPIVRMKAPLMQSGDFPPAFQLRWMEKDLGLALLEAHRLGTALPAAAAAHGAYAAARAAGLGDQDFAAIAAFTRSVARGPAGPERA
- a CDS encoding autorepressor SdpR family transcription factor translates to MGPLNEVFRAIADPTRREILRLLRRGDMTAGEIAGHFAISKPSISHHLGVLKQAGLVLDVRRGQNIVYSLNTTVFQDVLTWLVQFTERGGGSGDGDAAPV
- a CDS encoding SdpI family protein, translating into MTVTPRRYDVREQLRGDWLLLLLLAVGLVVGMVVAPNLSGPVPIHWNARGEPDGFLAPPWGAVIHPLVGAAVYLGLLVLPLIDPSRANYPLFAGTVRAIRWVLVLTALGLHAVGLLVALGHRLDSGRAVIGAVGLLFLILGNVLGRVRHNWFIGIRTPWTLASEAVWQRTHRLAAPIWVLGGAVGILSAALLPPRPRAAVFGAAVAVMVVVPVVYSYLEWRRTGAGESS
- a CDS encoding thiol-disulfide oxidoreductase DCC family protein, giving the protein MRGLRVLYDGWCPTCSRAAAWIRRLDWLGLVEVVSLREPGIAEAMGLDPARVRRRLHAVPAEGGRPYEGMSALVQVALRLPLLWPAAPFLWILSRTTPGRRLYDRVAVGRRIRPPGG
- a CDS encoding DUF420 domain-containing protein is translated as MLQNPVALLAGANALLNATSAVLMVAGLRFIRRGDRDRHMRRMLAAAVLQGVFLILYVIRTGLYGTTPFQGPGPLRVAYLALLGSHMFLAIIAAPLVVLTLWWALRGDLARHRRLARWTYPMWLYVSVTGPLVFVMLYGFGRPGA
- a CDS encoding SDR family oxidoreductase; this encodes MILVTGATGFVGREIVRELAEAGHPVRALVRSEATSGPIRPWVAEVARGDVTDPASVRAAARGCRAVVHLVAIRRQWGARTFEAITAQGAVHAVQAAVDAGAEHFVLMSALGLTDNPTTGYMKAKKKAEEAVRASGIPFTIFRPSFVVGPGGFVEEYAGLIRKAPFVPIPGTGRYPVQPVDRRDVARAFRRALEVPAARGRTYDLAGPERVSFEDFIAEIMAAMGIRKGRLHVPLAVMRPVAAVLERLTPNPPATTDEIAMLEAGNVGDPGPAERDLGVTPRPLREAVQGAVEGLRREGRL